Proteins from a single region of Dysosmobacter acutus:
- the nikB gene encoding nickel ABC transporter permease — MAKYIFKRILMMIPVLLAVSFVVFTLLYITPGNPAEYMLGVEATDETVAQLEEELGLDQPFFVRYFNYLKGIVTEFDFGISYTTRRSVSVELIDRLPNTIILAALGVLVSAVVGITAGIIAATKQYTIFDNLATVVALTGVSMPTFWLGLMLMILFSLNLKWLPPSGFDTPLHWILPVCTIGLCSSANIMRQTRSAMLEVIRQDYITTARAKGQSERVIIIKHALKNAMIPVLTVLGLSFGSLLGGAIMVESIFSIPGLGKLMLDALTAKNYPMVQGGVLLIALCFAVVNLLVDILYAFVDPRIRSQYSGGKKKKTAQEVPYDEE; from the coding sequence ATGGCTAAGTACATATTCAAGAGAATCCTGATGATGATTCCCGTTTTGCTGGCGGTGTCCTTTGTTGTATTTACATTGCTCTATATCACGCCCGGCAATCCGGCGGAATACATGCTGGGCGTGGAGGCCACGGATGAGACGGTGGCCCAGCTGGAAGAGGAACTGGGGCTGGACCAGCCCTTCTTTGTCCGGTACTTCAACTATCTCAAGGGGATCGTGACCGAGTTTGACTTCGGCATTTCCTATACCACCCGCCGTTCGGTCAGTGTGGAGCTGATAGACCGCCTGCCGAATACCATTATCCTGGCGGCGCTGGGGGTGCTGGTTTCGGCGGTCGTTGGCATTACGGCTGGCATCATCGCGGCCACAAAGCAGTACACCATTTTCGACAACCTGGCCACGGTGGTTGCCCTGACCGGCGTATCCATGCCGACTTTCTGGCTGGGCCTGATGCTGATGATTTTGTTCTCGCTCAATCTGAAATGGCTGCCCCCATCGGGGTTTGACACGCCCCTTCACTGGATCTTGCCGGTATGCACGATCGGCCTTTGCTCCTCTGCCAATATCATGCGTCAGACCCGCTCCGCCATGCTGGAGGTCATCCGCCAGGACTACATCACCACGGCCAGGGCGAAAGGACAGTCTGAGCGCGTGATCATTATAAAGCACGCGCTGAAAAACGCGATGATCCCGGTGCTGACGGTCCTGGGGCTTTCGTTTGGGTCCTTGTTAGGCGGAGCCATCATGGTGGAATCCATTTTCTCCATTCCGGGACTTGGCAAGCTGATGCTGGACGCGCTGACCGCGAAGAACTACCCGATGGTCCAGGGAGGCGTGCTGCTCATCGCCCTGTGCTTTGCGGTGGTCAATCTGCTGGTGGATATCCTCTACGCCTTTGTGGACCCCCGCATCCGCTCCCAGTACAGCGGCGGCAAGAAGAAAAAAACCGCGCAGGAGGTGCCCTATGATGAGGAGTAG
- a CDS encoding ABC transporter substrate-binding protein, with translation MKKRILSAMMAIAMTAGLLSACGGSGGYASGGAASSGAEKTVKDSVTVVLNSEPNGIDPQQTNQINAFVIQAQVFDTLVTIGGDGTPQPCLAESWETVDECTVRFHLRDDVTFHNGEKMTAEDVRYSIERATLNANSATMFSAFDGEKTAVVDETTVDIVTKEPFAAIFTYLSMSRAGIVCKSAVEEMGDDEAKRTPIGTGAFQFVDWSAGTQVTLERNENFWGEKPAYTTLTFKFVTEAASRAIEVETGNADIAFNPDASDVDRLSGSGDVTTVITPAFGATSIYLNPSDPVLSDLKVRQAMAYALDLEAIAESVYGAMGSAPGGICAQSFTSAAKLDLCPYDPDKARQLLSEAGYGEGEAEITVLAYTASDVQSIAEICQNMWKAAGFKVNLVQADMSAVLSDVREYKGSCWICGWSYAADDGGFFIGDFDPTYTGNFTYAFESRITDLKNQAASCMDPEERNELYRQAQEILYYEDMAIITVADKNIAYLTTPNVTGFVGAASGAPYLGDIVVYQ, from the coding sequence ATGAAAAAGCGCATTTTATCCGCGATGATGGCCATTGCAATGACGGCGGGGCTGCTCAGTGCCTGCGGCGGGAGCGGAGGATATGCCTCCGGCGGAGCTGCGTCCAGCGGCGCAGAGAAGACCGTGAAGGACAGCGTAACCGTTGTGCTGAACAGCGAGCCCAACGGAATCGATCCACAGCAAACCAATCAGATCAACGCATTTGTCATTCAGGCCCAGGTGTTCGACACCCTTGTGACCATTGGCGGGGACGGCACTCCCCAGCCCTGCCTGGCCGAGTCCTGGGAGACGGTGGATGAGTGCACGGTACGCTTCCACCTGCGGGATGACGTCACGTTCCACAACGGAGAAAAGATGACCGCGGAAGACGTGCGCTACAGCATTGAACGCGCCACCCTCAACGCCAACTCCGCCACAATGTTTTCCGCCTTTGACGGGGAAAAAACCGCGGTGGTGGACGAGACCACGGTGGACATTGTGACCAAGGAGCCCTTTGCCGCCATTTTTACATATCTCTCCATGAGCCGCGCAGGCATTGTCTGCAAAAGCGCTGTGGAGGAGATGGGCGATGATGAGGCCAAGCGGACGCCCATCGGCACCGGCGCCTTTCAATTTGTGGATTGGAGCGCCGGAACCCAGGTGACTTTGGAGCGCAACGAGAATTTCTGGGGTGAAAAGCCCGCCTATACGACCCTGACCTTCAAGTTTGTCACCGAGGCGGCCAGCCGGGCCATTGAAGTGGAGACCGGCAATGCCGACATCGCCTTCAATCCCGACGCCAGCGATGTGGATCGTCTGTCCGGCAGCGGGGATGTGACCACGGTGATCACTCCGGCCTTTGGCGCCACCAGCATTTATCTGAACCCTTCAGATCCGGTCCTGAGCGATTTAAAGGTTCGACAGGCCATGGCCTATGCCCTGGATTTGGAGGCCATTGCGGAATCTGTTTACGGCGCCATGGGCTCCGCCCCCGGCGGGATCTGCGCGCAGTCCTTTACCTCCGCCGCGAAGCTGGACCTTTGCCCGTATGACCCGGACAAGGCCAGGCAGCTGCTGAGCGAGGCCGGCTATGGGGAAGGCGAGGCGGAGATCACCGTGCTGGCCTATACCGCCAGCGATGTGCAGAGCATTGCTGAAATCTGCCAGAACATGTGGAAGGCGGCCGGGTTCAAGGTCAATCTGGTGCAGGCGGATATGTCTGCGGTCCTAAGCGACGTCCGTGAGTATAAGGGCAGCTGCTGGATCTGCGGCTGGAGCTATGCAGCGGACGACGGCGGGTTCTTCATCGGGGACTTTGACCCCACCTACACCGGAAACTTTACCTATGCCTTTGAAAGCCGTATTACAGACCTGAAGAACCAGGCCGCCTCCTGCATGGACCCGGAAGAGCGCAATGAGCTCTACCGTCAGGCCCAGGAAATCCTCTACTATGAGGATATGGCCATCATCACCGTCGCGGATAAAAATATCGCATACCTGACCACGCCCAATGTGACCGGCTTCGTCGGCGCCGCCAGCGGCGCCCCCTATCTGGGCGACATTGTTGTCTATCAATAA
- a CDS encoding MalY/PatB family protein produces the protein MESYFDAMPDRKGTNCYKWDGLKSTYGDGNLMPFWIADMEFATPPQIRRAVERRLECPAYSYTFADDGYFESIVGWYLCRHGLRVEKEEILPLPGVVMGIAHALNVVTKPGDRVIVNTPVYDPFMDVIVRLGRVVADVPLVRGETRYTLDLRGIEERLKQGAKAYILCSPHNPVGRVWEREELAAVAELCQRYGAVLIADEIHSDLAFSGHTHIPVLSVSKEAEQCALLLNSPAKTFNLSSFKSGYLLTKNRELMSRLREEITKYHMGVCFLGYLSTKTAYGECAGWVDELVAYLEENARYACLYLRENLPKVQVHMPEGTFLMWLDFSRYHLPQRQLMERMAKEARLAVSDGAEYGPGGEGFIRFNIGAPRSYLRYGLEQLRTAFAF, from the coding sequence ATGGAGAGTTATTTTGACGCAATGCCCGATCGTAAGGGCACCAATTGCTATAAATGGGATGGATTGAAAAGCACGTACGGCGACGGGAACCTGATGCCCTTCTGGATTGCCGACATGGAGTTTGCCACCCCTCCGCAGATCCGGCGGGCGGTTGAGAGGCGGCTGGAGTGTCCTGCGTACAGCTATACCTTTGCGGATGACGGATATTTTGAGAGCATTGTCGGCTGGTATCTCTGTAGACACGGCCTCCGGGTGGAAAAAGAGGAGATTCTCCCCCTGCCGGGCGTGGTGATGGGCATTGCCCATGCGCTGAATGTGGTGACAAAACCTGGGGACCGGGTCATTGTCAATACACCGGTCTATGACCCCTTTATGGATGTAATTGTGCGCTTGGGCCGGGTGGTGGCGGATGTGCCGCTGGTACGGGGAGAGACACGGTATACGCTGGATCTCCGCGGCATTGAGGAGCGGCTGAAACAGGGGGCAAAGGCCTACATTCTGTGCAGTCCTCACAATCCTGTGGGCCGGGTTTGGGAGCGGGAGGAACTTGCCGCCGTGGCAGAGCTGTGCCAGCGGTATGGGGCGGTGCTGATCGCGGATGAAATCCACAGCGATCTGGCGTTCAGCGGGCATACCCATATCCCTGTCCTGTCGGTTTCAAAGGAGGCGGAGCAATGCGCCCTGCTGCTCAATTCCCCGGCGAAGACCTTCAACCTGTCCAGCTTTAAGTCCGGCTATCTGCTGACAAAGAACCGGGAGCTGATGTCCCGTCTTCGGGAGGAGATTACGAAATACCACATGGGGGTGTGTTTTTTGGGGTATCTGTCCACCAAAACAGCCTACGGGGAGTGCGCCGGCTGGGTGGATGAGCTTGTGGCATATCTGGAGGAAAACGCCCGGTACGCCTGCTTGTACCTCCGGGAAAACCTTCCGAAGGTCCAGGTGCACATGCCGGAGGGCACGTTCTTGATGTGGCTGGACTTCAGCCGGTATCACCTGCCCCAGCGGCAGCTGATGGAGCGGATGGCTAAAGAGGCCCGCCTGGCGGTGAGCGACGGAGCGGAGTACGGCCCCGGGGGAGAGGGGTTCATCCGATTCAACATAGGAGCACCCAGGTCATACCTGCGCTATGGATTGGAGCAATTGAGAACTGCGTTCGCGTTTTGA
- a CDS encoding MurR/RpiR family transcriptional regulator yields the protein MNDLLTKIQDKLDLMPRRQRTLCEYICKNLFECSALTIVEMAEKARVGTTTVIRTIQALGYESYVQFKNDLHEVAVEQAKTSYAGYWDLTRRQLEQGRDGEGVSTLLTECEIVSKRLNQREFIGKIEEGAGMILRARRIFIIGLRSSYPLGLYLGSLLTRHGLSVCQLSDSADYMYDVLAGMTGEDVLIAVASAHLIVKRTVEVVRICHDRNIPTIILTDSSDTILYKEATLAINTECTDWNMTMTAVSIFIAIELLCQEVGARTVSITQGRLKQIEDFLRTYQLEIWDSGSIGTGGDQ from the coding sequence ATGAATGATTTGCTGACAAAAATACAGGATAAACTGGATCTGATGCCCAGAAGGCAGAGAACGCTGTGCGAGTATATCTGCAAAAATCTGTTCGAATGCAGTGCCCTGACCATCGTGGAGATGGCGGAGAAGGCGCGGGTGGGAACCACCACCGTGATCCGGACCATCCAGGCCCTGGGCTACGAAAGCTATGTGCAGTTTAAAAATGACCTGCACGAGGTGGCGGTGGAACAGGCAAAGACCTCCTATGCAGGATATTGGGACCTGACCAGGAGACAGTTGGAGCAGGGGAGGGATGGAGAAGGGGTATCCACCCTGCTGACGGAATGCGAAATCGTTTCCAAGCGGCTGAACCAGCGGGAGTTCATCGGGAAGATTGAGGAGGGCGCCGGCATGATCCTGCGCGCGCGGCGGATCTTCATCATCGGGCTGCGGTCCTCCTACCCCCTGGGACTGTATCTGGGCAGCCTGCTGACGCGCCATGGCCTGTCCGTCTGCCAGCTCAGCGACTCGGCCGATTATATGTATGACGTTCTGGCGGGGATGACTGGTGAGGATGTGCTGATCGCGGTGGCTTCCGCCCATCTCATTGTCAAACGGACGGTGGAAGTGGTGCGAATCTGCCATGACCGGAATATCCCCACCATCATTTTGACGGATTCCTCCGATACCATTTTATATAAGGAGGCAACCCTGGCGATCAATACGGAGTGTACGGATTGGAACATGACCATGACTGCGGTCTCGATTTTCATTGCAATAGAGCTCCTGTGCCAGGAGGTGGGCGCCAGGACCGTCAGCATTACGCAGGGAAGGCTCAAGCAGATAGAGGATTTCCTGCGGACATATCAGCTTGAAATATGGGACAGCGGCAGCATTGGGACCGGAGGAGATCAATAG
- a CDS encoding sigma-70 family RNA polymerase sigma factor — translation MSGLKNFFCFFEETQPGASYHRQRSAAGRWPATTNESFDQLVIQYERLVYTVCRQMVQDSAAAEDLTQETFLSAYTHRDSCPKGYAKQWLVRIAVNKAKDYLQSAYRRRTVLPGDDALPLAAAPPLEAQAIARSEAAAIASMIRAMKEPYRRVCVLALLEEKRPEEIALTLGRPVKTVHTQLSRGKRLLREELERRERNGPVS, via the coding sequence GTGTCCGGACTTAAAAATTTCTTCTGTTTTTTTGAAGAAACACAGCCCGGCGCATCGTATCATAGACAGCGCAGCGCAGCAGGGAGGTGGCCGGCTACGACAAATGAATCCTTTGACCAGCTGGTCATCCAATACGAACGGCTTGTCTACACCGTCTGCCGCCAGATGGTGCAGGACAGCGCCGCGGCGGAGGACCTGACCCAGGAGACGTTCCTCTCCGCCTACACCCATCGTGACAGCTGTCCGAAAGGGTACGCAAAGCAGTGGCTGGTCCGAATTGCCGTCAACAAGGCAAAGGACTACCTGCAAAGCGCCTACCGCCGCCGCACGGTCCTGCCCGGCGACGACGCACTTCCCCTGGCCGCCGCTCCTCCTCTGGAAGCCCAGGCCATTGCCCGCAGCGAGGCGGCCGCCATCGCCAGCATGATCCGGGCGATGAAGGAGCCATACCGCCGGGTCTGCGTTCTGGCCCTGTTGGAGGAAAAAAGACCTGAGGAAATCGCCCTAACGCTGGGCAGACCCGTTAAAACCGTACATACGCAGCTGTCCCGCGGCAAGCGGCTCCTGCGGGAAGAACTGGAAAGGAGGGAGCGCAATGGACCTGTTTCATGA
- a CDS encoding polysaccharide deacetylase family protein yields the protein MRRILMIVFLLFVLMFPSPEPDAVVSAEADVEITHYVALTFDDGPRRVTTERLLDGLRQRGASATFFLIGQQIEENADVVQRMKAEGHQVGNHTWSHVKIEGMKQGEAQEEIRLTDQLLKELLGEDTYWLRPPYGLIEQRERPWITVPMVQWSVDPEDWKYQNADRVVSSVLNHVEPGSIILLHDTYPTSVDAALRIVDTLQGQGYEFVTVEELLALSGVAPQAGTMYLSADQSH from the coding sequence ATGCGCCGTATCTTGATGATTGTTTTTCTGCTGTTTGTGCTGATGTTTCCCAGCCCGGAGCCCGACGCCGTCGTCTCCGCAGAGGCGGATGTGGAGATCACCCACTATGTGGCGCTGACATTTGACGACGGACCCCGGCGCGTCACCACGGAACGGCTCTTGGACGGACTGCGCCAGCGGGGGGCCAGCGCCACCTTTTTCCTGATCGGCCAACAGATCGAAGAGAACGCGGATGTGGTGCAGCGGATGAAGGCGGAGGGCCATCAGGTGGGCAATCACACCTGGTCCCATGTGAAAATTGAGGGGATGAAGCAGGGCGAGGCGCAGGAGGAGATCCGTCTCACGGACCAGTTGCTGAAAGAGCTGCTGGGGGAGGATACGTACTGGCTCCGTCCGCCCTACGGCCTGATTGAGCAGCGGGAGCGGCCCTGGATCACCGTGCCCATGGTGCAGTGGTCCGTGGACCCGGAGGACTGGAAGTACCAGAACGCGGACCGGGTGGTCTCTTCGGTTTTAAACCATGTGGAGCCCGGGTCCATCATCCTGCTTCACGACACCTATCCCACCTCTGTGGACGCGGCGCTGCGGATTGTGGACACCTTGCAGGGCCAGGGCTATGAGTTTGTCACCGTGGAGGAGCTCCTTGCCCTAAGCGGCGTGGCGCCTCAGGCGGGCACCATGTACCTCTCCGCTGACCAGTCCCACTAA
- a CDS encoding hydrogenase maturation nickel metallochaperone HypA has protein sequence MREVYCEECGKRYDYDVDDFCPRCGAYNAPHRSSTSAVRVDGLNERNHADSFVHTELHKEEKVRRRVGLEQPDRRIKKQPAPQKPTPQKETGKKEKQPGTAAVIVAVLVILQALLKMCAA, from the coding sequence ATGCGGGAAGTGTACTGTGAAGAGTGCGGGAAACGCTACGACTATGATGTGGATGACTTCTGTCCCCGCTGCGGCGCTTATAACGCGCCCCATAGAAGCAGCACATCCGCTGTTCGGGTGGATGGACTGAACGAGCGGAATCATGCGGATTCTTTTGTACATACCGAGCTGCACAAGGAGGAAAAGGTGCGCCGGAGGGTGGGACTGGAACAGCCGGACCGCCGGATCAAAAAGCAGCCGGCGCCCCAAAAACCGACACCCCAAAAGGAGACTGGTAAAAAAGAAAAGCAGCCGGGCACCGCGGCGGTTATAGTAGCGGTTCTGGTGATTCTCCAGGCCCTGCTGAAGATGTGCGCCGCGTGA
- the rplQ gene encoding 50S ribosomal protein L17 — protein sequence MPGTRKLGKTTDQRRAMLRQQVTDFLDNGKMETTVTRAKEIKPMAEKMITLGKKNDLAAYRQALSFITREDVCKKLFKEIAPTYAERNGGYTRIVRTGVRRGDAAETAIIELVK from the coding sequence ATGCCCGGAACCCGTAAGCTTGGCAAAACCACCGACCAGCGCAGGGCCATGCTCCGCCAGCAGGTCACCGACTTCCTGGACAACGGCAAGATGGAGACCACCGTCACCCGCGCCAAGGAGATCAAGCCCATGGCTGAAAAGATGATTACGCTGGGTAAGAAAAACGACCTGGCCGCCTATCGCCAGGCGCTGAGCTTTATCACCCGCGAGGATGTCTGCAAGAAGCTATTCAAGGAGATTGCTCCTACCTATGCGGAGCGCAACGGCGGCTATACCCGCATTGTGCGCACCGGTGTGCGCCGCGGCGACGCCGCTGAAACCGCCATCATTGAGCTGGTGAAGTAA
- a CDS encoding DNA-directed RNA polymerase subunit alpha: protein MIEIEKPQIECIETPGDATYGKYVVEPLERGYGTTLGNALRRVMLSSLPGTAATSIKIAGVQHEFSTIPGVKEDVTEIVLNIKGLLTKLHSEGGKTVYIEAVGPCEVTAGDIKSDGEVEVLNPDMHIATLDNGATLNMEITLSHGRGYVSADHNKPQQPVIGVIPVDSIYTPVYKVNYTVEPTRVGSLTDFDKLTLEVWTDGTISARDAVSLGAKILCDHFTLFTDLSESVGSKPTVVEKAETQRDKVLELTIEELDLSVRSFNCLKRANINTVEDLISKTEDEMMKVRNLGRKSLEEVINKLAMMGLSLADDDNN, encoded by the coding sequence ATGATTGAAATTGAGAAGCCCCAAATCGAGTGCATCGAGACTCCGGGTGATGCAACCTATGGCAAGTACGTGGTGGAACCGCTGGAGCGCGGCTACGGCACGACGCTGGGCAACGCGCTGCGCCGCGTAATGCTCTCGTCCCTGCCCGGAACCGCGGCCACATCCATCAAGATCGCCGGGGTGCAGCATGAGTTCTCCACCATCCCCGGCGTCAAGGAGGATGTGACGGAGATCGTCCTGAACATCAAGGGCCTGCTGACCAAGCTTCACAGCGAGGGCGGCAAGACAGTCTATATTGAGGCAGTTGGCCCTTGTGAAGTGACTGCCGGCGACATCAAGAGTGACGGCGAGGTGGAGGTGCTCAACCCCGACATGCATATCGCCACGCTGGACAACGGCGCCACGCTGAACATGGAGATCACCTTGTCCCATGGCCGCGGCTATGTTTCCGCCGATCACAACAAGCCCCAGCAGCCGGTGATCGGCGTGATCCCCGTGGACTCGATCTATACCCCTGTGTATAAGGTCAACTACACGGTGGAGCCCACTCGCGTTGGGAGTCTGACCGACTTCGATAAGCTGACTTTGGAAGTGTGGACCGACGGTACCATCTCCGCCAGGGACGCCGTGTCCCTTGGAGCCAAGATCCTCTGCGACCACTTCACCCTCTTCACTGACCTCAGTGAGAGCGTGGGCAGCAAGCCCACCGTGGTGGAAAAGGCCGAGACTCAGCGGGATAAGGTGCTGGAGCTGACCATCGAAGAGCTGGATCTCAGCGTCCGCAGCTTCAACTGCCTCAAGCGCGCCAATATCAACACCGTGGAGGACCTGATTTCCAAGACGGAGGACGAGATGATGAAGGTGCGCAACCTGGGCCGCAAGTCACTGGAAGAGGTCATCAACAAACTGGCCATGATGGGCTTGTCCCTGGCCGACGACGACAATAACTGA
- the rpsD gene encoding 30S ribosomal protein S4 has protein sequence MARYTGAVCRLCRREGQKLFLKGDRCYTDKCSIERRGYAPGMHGNARNKKLSEYGVQLREKQKAKRYYGVLENQFHEYFEMANKRQGMTGENLLSILETRLDNVVYRLGFAMSRAEARQLVRHAHFTVNGRKVNIPSYLVKPGEVIALAENSRSIEKFKGSLEANGSRVIPKWLEMDKNNNVAKVIAVPAREDIDLPIEEHLIVELYSK, from the coding sequence ATGGCAAGATATACCGGAGCAGTCTGCCGCCTGTGCCGCAGAGAAGGCCAAAAGCTCTTCCTGAAGGGCGACCGCTGCTATACGGATAAGTGCTCCATCGAGCGCCGTGGCTATGCCCCTGGCATGCATGGCAACGCAAGAAACAAGAAGCTGTCCGAATATGGCGTGCAGCTGCGTGAAAAGCAGAAGGCCAAGCGCTATTACGGCGTTCTGGAGAATCAGTTCCACGAGTATTTTGAAATGGCCAACAAGCGTCAGGGCATGACCGGCGAGAACCTGCTGTCCATCCTTGAAACCCGTCTGGACAACGTAGTCTATCGTCTGGGCTTTGCCATGAGCCGCGCCGAGGCCCGCCAGCTGGTCCGCCACGCCCACTTCACCGTCAACGGCCGGAAGGTCAACATCCCTTCCTACCTGGTGAAGCCCGGCGAGGTCATTGCGCTGGCTGAGAATTCCCGCAGCATTGAAAAGTTCAAGGGTTCTCTGGAAGCCAATGGTTCCCGCGTGATTCCCAAGTGGCTGGAGATGGATAAGAACAACAATGTGGCAAAAGTCATTGCAGTACCCGCGAGAGAGGATATTGATCTTCCCATCGAGGAACACCTCATCGTTGAGTTGTACTCCAAGTAA
- the rpsK gene encoding 30S ribosomal protein S11: MATAKAGAGKKVIRRRREKKNIEKGQVHIRSSFNNTMVTVTDTQGNAISWASSGGQGFRGSKKSTPFAAQTAAEVAARAAMEHGLKTVEVFVKGPGQGREAAIRALQAVGLEVTMIKDVTPIPHNGCRPPKRRRV, from the coding sequence ATGGCAACAGCGAAAGCAGGAGCCGGTAAGAAGGTCATCCGCCGGCGTCGCGAAAAGAAGAACATTGAGAAGGGCCAGGTGCATATCCGTTCCTCCTTCAACAACACCATGGTGACTGTCACCGATACACAGGGCAATGCAATCTCCTGGGCCTCCTCCGGTGGACAGGGATTCCGCGGCAGCAAGAAGTCCACTCCCTTTGCGGCCCAGACCGCGGCGGAGGTGGCCGCCCGCGCCGCTATGGAGCACGGCCTGAAGACCGTTGAGGTCTTCGTCAAGGGCCCCGGCCAGGGCCGCGAGGCCGCCATCCGCGCGCTGCAGGCAGTTGGTCTTGAGGTGACCATGATCAAGGACGTCACCCCCATCCCCCACAACGGCTGCCGCCCCCCCAAGCGTCGCCGCGTCTAA
- the rpsM gene encoding 30S ribosomal protein S13, producing the protein MARIAGIDLPKDKRIEIGLTYIYGIGRKSAKDILARTGINPDTRVKDLTDADEAKLREAIDKDYTVEGDLRRNVALDIKRLTEIGCYRGMRHRRGLPVRGQRSKTNARTRKGPKKTIANKKK; encoded by the coding sequence ATGGCAAGAATTGCCGGCATTGACCTGCCGAAGGATAAGCGGATCGAAATTGGCCTGACTTATATCTATGGAATCGGCAGAAAGAGCGCCAAGGACATCCTGGCGCGCACAGGCATCAACCCTGACACCCGCGTGAAGGATCTGACCGACGCCGACGAGGCCAAGCTTCGTGAGGCGATTGACAAGGATTATACCGTGGAAGGCGACCTGCGCCGCAATGTGGCGCTGGATATCAAGCGTCTCACGGAAATCGGCTGCTATCGCGGCATGCGGCACCGCAGAGGTCTGCCCGTCCGCGGCCAGCGCAGCAAGACCAACGCAAGAACCCGTAAGGGCCCCAAGAAGACCATTGCGAACAAGAAGAAGTAA
- the rpmJ gene encoding 50S ribosomal protein L36: MKVRPSVKPMCEKCKVIRRKGRVMVICENPKHKQRQG; this comes from the coding sequence ATGAAAGTAAGACCGTCCGTGAAGCCCATGTGCGAAAAGTGCAAAGTGATCCGCCGCAAAGGCCGGGTCATGGTGATTTGTGAGAATCCCAAGCACAAGCAGAGACAGGGCTAA
- the infA gene encoding translation initiation factor IF-1, whose protein sequence is MAKSDMIEVEGVVVESLPNTTFQVDIGNGHTILAHISGKLRMNFIRILPGDKVTVEMSPYDLTRGRITWRSK, encoded by the coding sequence TTGGCAAAATCCGACATGATTGAAGTGGAGGGCGTGGTGGTCGAGTCCCTGCCCAACACGACGTTCCAGGTCGACATTGGAAATGGACACACGATCTTAGCGCATATTTCCGGAAAACTAAGGATGAACTTCATCAGGATTCTGCCCGGTGATAAGGTGACGGTGGAGATGTCTCCCTATGACCTGACCCGTGGCCGGATTACCTGGCGCAGCAAATAG
- a CDS encoding KOW domain-containing RNA-binding protein — MDIAKSNIVKASAGRDRGKLFYVLCVEGEYLLLADGKGRRVEAPKRKKRRHVQFVSAEQTRLSDKIRSDEKITNSELRRALASFRETSNLDQEG, encoded by the coding sequence ATGGACATTGCAAAATCAAATATTGTGAAAGCATCCGCCGGCAGAGACCGGGGCAAGCTCTTCTACGTCCTTTGCGTGGAAGGGGAGTACCTGCTGCTGGCGGACGGGAAGGGCCGCAGGGTGGAAGCCCCGAAACGAAAAAAGCGCAGGCATGTGCAGTTTGTTTCAGCGGAGCAGACCCGTCTTTCCGACAAGATCAGAAGCGATGAAAAAATCACAAACAGCGAGCTTCGCAGAGCCCTCGCGAGTTTTCGCGAGACAAGTAATCTGGACCAGGAGGGATAA